A window of Microbacterium luteolum contains these coding sequences:
- a CDS encoding HAD-IIA family hydrolase — MALFSRKRPAASTPLDGVDTVLADLDGVVYAGPGALPFAVDSLNRAGESARLGYITNNAARTDASVAEHLSSLGLEVAASDVVTSPQAAMRLLAGILPAPATILVVGGDGLVDEVTKAGYTVTRSAEDSPAAVVQGFAPEVAWTDLAEAAFALKLPEEEGGIPWIATNTDWTIPRERGVAPGNGTLVSAVHTAIGRLATVAGKPEAPIFEEALARFGAQKALFIGDRLDTDIMGASRVGIDSVLVLTGIDRPKHVLAAPEGSRPTYILGDLRELHEPYPEVIEKDGVFHVNGAAVRVSGADVEIVAESGVQIDLLRAGAAAIWASGIPVFVLRVPERLYDDPFHRP, encoded by the coding sequence GTGGCGCTGTTCTCCCGGAAGCGGCCGGCCGCGTCCACTCCGCTCGACGGCGTCGACACGGTCCTGGCCGATCTGGACGGTGTGGTCTACGCCGGCCCCGGCGCGCTCCCGTTCGCGGTCGACAGCCTGAACCGCGCGGGGGAGTCGGCTCGCCTCGGCTACATCACGAACAACGCTGCCCGCACCGATGCGTCCGTCGCGGAGCACCTGAGCAGCCTCGGTCTCGAGGTCGCGGCATCCGACGTCGTGACGAGCCCGCAGGCCGCGATGCGCCTTCTGGCCGGCATCCTTCCTGCTCCTGCCACGATCCTCGTGGTCGGCGGAGACGGTCTGGTCGACGAGGTCACGAAAGCCGGCTACACGGTCACCCGCAGCGCCGAGGACTCCCCGGCCGCGGTCGTGCAGGGATTCGCTCCCGAAGTGGCCTGGACAGACCTGGCCGAGGCGGCGTTCGCCCTCAAGCTGCCCGAGGAAGAGGGTGGCATTCCCTGGATCGCCACGAACACCGACTGGACGATTCCGCGCGAGCGCGGTGTCGCCCCCGGGAACGGCACCCTGGTGTCTGCCGTGCACACCGCGATCGGCCGCCTGGCGACCGTCGCCGGCAAGCCGGAGGCTCCGATCTTCGAGGAGGCCCTCGCGCGCTTCGGCGCGCAGAAGGCGCTGTTCATCGGCGACCGCCTCGACACCGACATCATGGGAGCGAGTCGGGTCGGCATCGACTCGGTACTGGTACTCACCGGCATCGATCGCCCCAAGCACGTGCTGGCTGCTCCGGAGGGCTCGCGTCCCACTTACATCCTCGGCGACCTGCGCGAGCTGCACGAGCCGTACCCGGAGGTGATCGAGAAGGACGGCGTGTTCCACGTGAACGGAGCCGCCGTGCGCGTGTCCGGCGCGGATGTCGAGATCGTCGCCGAATCGGGCGTGCAGATCGACCTGCTCCGGGCAGGCGCCGCGGCGATCTGGGCATCCGGCATACCGGTGTTCGTCCTGCGCGTTCCCGAGCGCCTCTACGACGATCCGTTCCACCGGCCCTGA
- a CDS encoding TlyA family RNA methyltransferase: MTRLDAALAARGLARSRSHAATLISEGLVSVDGRPVVKSSTPVTDEAEITIAGSDHYVGRAAHKLIAGLDGFAIPVAGRLALDMGASTGGFTQVLRERGARRVLAVDVGHGQLAPSIAADEGVVAVEGYNVRHMTPENLAAATGEQSPPELLVGDLSFISLELVLPAVAGVAAPGSDILLLVKPQFEVGRTAVRGGLVTDPATRADAVARTVWSAWDIGLGMLGILPSPILGTHGNAEYLVHLAPGRGSNPTEWLDSINRLAGGR, encoded by the coding sequence ATGACGCGACTCGACGCCGCCCTCGCCGCCCGAGGACTCGCCCGGTCGCGCAGCCACGCCGCCACCCTCATCTCCGAGGGGCTCGTGAGCGTCGACGGCCGACCGGTCGTGAAGTCGTCGACGCCGGTGACCGACGAGGCGGAGATCACGATCGCCGGCTCCGACCACTACGTCGGCCGTGCCGCGCACAAGCTCATCGCGGGCCTGGACGGCTTCGCGATCCCGGTGGCGGGAAGGCTCGCGCTCGACATGGGCGCCTCGACCGGTGGCTTCACCCAGGTGCTGCGTGAGCGCGGCGCCCGACGAGTGCTCGCTGTCGACGTGGGGCACGGCCAGTTGGCGCCGTCGATCGCCGCCGACGAAGGCGTGGTGGCCGTCGAGGGCTACAACGTGCGCCACATGACGCCGGAGAATCTCGCCGCGGCGACGGGGGAGCAGTCGCCACCGGAGCTCCTCGTCGGCGACCTGTCGTTCATCTCCCTCGAGCTCGTGCTGCCGGCCGTCGCGGGAGTCGCCGCGCCGGGATCCGACATCCTGCTCCTCGTGAAGCCGCAGTTCGAGGTCGGCCGCACCGCCGTGCGCGGCGGTCTGGTGACCGACCCCGCCACGCGCGCGGATGCCGTCGCCCGGACCGTATGGAGCGCCTGGGATATCGGCCTCGGCATGCTCGGCATCCTTCCCTCCCCGATCCTCGGCACGCACGGCAACGCCGAATATCTCGTGCACCTCGCGCCGGGACGAGGCAGCAATCCGACAGAATGGTTGGACAGCATCAATCGACTGGCAGGGGGACGATGA
- a CDS encoding NAD kinase, with protein sequence MNERRILVVAHAGRVETVEAARRVIDALRGAGARPFLAADDHAALTAVDGFFTDVDVLDGSSESADLELAIVLGGDGTILRAAELVRDSGAPVLGINMGHVGFLAEIDRDDMDDAVRRVIDRDYEVEERLALSVRVKDAAGAVVFDTWALNEATVEKASRERMIEVVLEIDGRPLSSFACDGMVVSTPTGSTAYNFSAGGPVIWPSVEAIAVVPLSAHALFAKPLVVSPDAAVAIEMLERTDGSGILWCDGRRSHDLPPGARVVVRRSSRPVRLARLHHAAFTDRLVRKFRLPVEGWRGQEPGKTP encoded by the coding sequence ATGAACGAGCGCAGGATCCTGGTCGTCGCCCACGCCGGCCGCGTCGAGACCGTGGAGGCGGCGCGTCGCGTGATCGACGCGCTGCGTGGCGCGGGCGCCCGCCCGTTCCTCGCCGCAGACGACCACGCCGCGCTCACCGCGGTCGACGGCTTCTTCACCGACGTCGACGTGCTCGACGGCTCGTCCGAGTCCGCGGACCTCGAGCTCGCGATCGTGCTGGGCGGGGACGGAACCATCCTTCGGGCGGCCGAGCTCGTCCGTGACAGCGGTGCGCCCGTGCTCGGCATCAACATGGGGCACGTCGGCTTCCTCGCGGAGATCGACCGCGATGACATGGATGACGCGGTGCGCCGCGTGATCGACCGGGACTACGAGGTCGAGGAGCGTCTCGCGCTGTCCGTGCGGGTGAAGGATGCCGCAGGCGCGGTCGTCTTCGACACCTGGGCGCTCAACGAGGCGACGGTCGAGAAAGCCAGCCGCGAGCGGATGATCGAGGTCGTGCTCGAGATCGACGGCCGACCGCTGTCCAGTTTCGCGTGCGACGGCATGGTGGTCTCGACGCCGACCGGATCGACCGCCTACAACTTCTCCGCCGGCGGGCCGGTGATCTGGCCGAGCGTCGAGGCGATCGCCGTGGTGCCGCTGTCGGCGCACGCGCTGTTCGCCAAGCCGCTCGTCGTCAGTCCCGACGCCGCTGTCGCCATCGAGATGCTGGAGCGCACCGACGGCTCCGGCATCCTGTGGTGCGATGGCCGGCGCTCGCACGACCTGCCTCCGGGCGCGCGCGTCGTCGTCCGCCGGTCCTCCCGTCCGGTGCGCCTGGCACGCCTGCACCACGCCGCCTTCACCGACCGTCTCGTGCGCAAGTTCCGTCTGCCCGTCGAAGGATGGCGCGGGCAGGAGCCGGGGAAGACGCCATGA